The following DNA comes from Candidatus Hydrogenedentota bacterium.
TTCTGGGTAGTCACCCAATTCTCGGGCATGACATTGTCCCAAGGGTACCGTTTGCAGACGTTGGGTACGCTTGTTGAAGGGCTCGCGGCGGCAGTGGTTATCTGGTTTTTGGCAATGGTTGTTGTTTGACACAGCGCAAGCAGTATCACTGTCTTGAGACCCATCGGGAGGTGGCTGCGTTATGGAACTATCAGCGAATGTCTTTGAGGTGTGGGTTTTTCGTCGAACTCAGACTGGCGTTGAGTACCTCCTCCTTCACACCTCGCAGATCAAGGCGGACAGGCACTTCAATGGGGGTAGGTTCTGGCAGATTCCGGGCGGGTTTGTGGAAGCTCACGAAAACATAGTCGGCGCGATCGAACGCAGGCTCGCAGCATTCAACCTACTGCCGTCGTCTATTTGGGCGGCAGAACATGCCTATACCATCTACAATCGGCGTTTCGACAGCATGCAAATAGTCGGTGTCTACGAAGCGGAGGCAGACCAAGACGTCATTACTTTGGATCCAGAAGAGCATTCCGATGCCCAATGGTTCTCGTTCGAGGAATGCCTCACCAGAGTCTACTACCGTGGTCTCAAGGACGGCCTACGCTCGGTGAGGGAATACATCACGGGGGTGGTTGTACCCGCACGCGAACTCCAATTGAAATGATGCAGTAGGCATGCTTCCGCTGGAGTATCGCTGGAAGATCAGTCCAAGGGAGTGTTGTCCTGCGTCCATACGGTGAGGTTCGTGAGGTCTCTGTGGCGAGAGGGAAGGAGCAGCGTGAGGGTGTAACCCACGACGAACATGATGACGTTCCCCGCAAGTCCCGTGTAGTAGGAATCAAAGTGTGCATTGAGTGTCTGCGTCCAGGAGGCTGGGAGCCAGCCCAGTCCAGAAGCCGAGACTAACGCGGAGAAGGAAACGGCGAAGAAGATGCCGACGCCCATGGCACGACCGTCGCCACGCGTGGTGAAGAATCCAAACATGTATAGACCCAGCAGTCCTCCCGCGATGATGGATTGAAACTCGGTCCACACGTCTTGAAGCGTTGTCGTATCAGCCTTAAACAGCAGATAAGCGCCGCCAATCATGATCGCGGAGCTTGCCAGCGTTACGAGCCGGGCGGCTCGAACGTAATGGGTATCGGTGTGGTCTGCCGCGATGTGGCGTTTGTAGATGTCCGTGATGGTTACGGCGGAAATGCTGTTCATGGCCGAGGACATGCTCGACATGGCGGCCGCAAGCACGGCGGCGATGACGATTCCCGCAAGGCCCGTGGGAAGCTGTGTTGTCACGAAGTAGGGAAGAATCTCTTCCGCCTTTCGTATGCCCGACAACATTTCATCGGCCTTCACATCGGGAAACACGTGATAGAACGAGAAGAGGCCGGTTCCGACGAACATGAAGTAGCCCCACGTCGGTACGCAGAAAAGGCAGCATAGCCACATGGCGCGGCGGGCGTCGCGCGCCGAACGCGATGCACAGTATTTCTGGATGACTTCCTGGTTTGTGCTGTATTCGGCCAACCATTGAATGAGGCCCACAATCAGGAGCATGACAACCGTCTTATGGCTGAGCGCGAATCCCCAGGGGATGGGTTGCAGCGAGCCGTCAGGGCCAAGTTCTGACAGGGAGAATTTGTTGTGTTCTTGAGCGATGGTGAGCAGTTGGCTCAGTCCTCCGGGCAACTTCATGACGATGGTGGCCGCGATCAGCAATCCGCCGGCAGTGAGGAGTAGAGACTGAATGAAGTCGGTCCAGATCACGGCCTCCATGCCGCCTTCGATGGTGTAGTAGGCCGTAACGACGCCGCCGATCAGGATGCACAGAGTGACATCCCACTGGGTCATGCTATGAACGAGAAGCGCAACGAGATACTGGATAAGGCTGATTCGGAAGCATTGGGCGATGATGAACATGAGCGCCCCGTAG
Coding sequences within:
- a CDS encoding NUDIX domain-containing protein, whose amino-acid sequence is MELSANVFEVWVFRRTQTGVEYLLLHTSQIKADRHFNGGRFWQIPGGFVEAHENIVGAIERRLAAFNLLPSSIWAAEHAYTIYNRRFDSMQIVGVYEAEADQDVITLDPEEHSDAQWFSFEECLTRVYYRGLKDGLRSVREYITGVVVPARELQLK
- a CDS encoding sodium/solute symporter (Members of the Solute:Sodium Symporter (SSS), TC 2.A.21 as described in tcdb.org, catalyze solute:Na+ symport. Known solutes for members of the family include sugars, amino acids, nucleosides, inositols, vitamins, urea or anions, depending on the system.), whose protein sequence is MNRLNIIDFAVLAVYLGSMMVMGWYFARRAKTTEQYFVGGRAYPGWLVGISLFGATISSITFVAYPADAFKTGYLRYVICIMLPVGVLIASRLFVPFFRRGKITSVFEYLEHRFGPRIRVYGALMFIIAQCFRISLIQYLVALLVHSMTQWDVTLCILIGGVVTAYYTIEGGMEAVIWTDFIQSLLLTAGGLLIAATIVMKLPGGLSQLLTIAQEHNKFSLSELGPDGSLQPIPWGFALSHKTVVMLLIVGLIQWLAEYSTNQEVIQKYCASRSARDARRAMWLCCLFCVPTWGYFMFVGTGLFSFYHVFPDVKADEMLSGIRKAEEILPYFVTTQLPTGLAGIVIAAVLAAAMSSMSSAMNSISAVTITDIYKRHIAADHTDTHYVRAARLVTLASSAIMIGGAYLLFKADTTTLQDVWTEFQSIIAGGLLGLYMFGFFTTRGDGRAMGVGIFFAVSFSALVSASGLGWLPASWTQTLNAHFDSYYTGLAGNVIMFVVGYTLTLLLPSRHRDLTNLTVWTQDNTPLD